The following coding sequences lie in one Micromonospora sp. R77 genomic window:
- a CDS encoding TetR/AcrR family transcriptional regulator has translation MTRRAAEIRLDALLRTACDVIVERGLANTRTADVAEAAGVSQALVFYHFATKDRLLAQAFAYAAEQDLARLDAVMRSPAPPLAKLRRMLRLYAPAGRSTSWSMWIDGWSESLRTPELEKVSRRLDLRWRQDLATVISEGVADGTFDCADPAGAAWRINAVMDGLAVQLAVHERVLTRRQIGEWIRLVAARELGLEPHQLD, from the coding sequence GTGACGAGACGTGCCGCCGAGATCCGCCTGGATGCCCTGCTGCGCACGGCCTGTGACGTGATCGTGGAACGGGGCCTGGCCAACACCCGGACGGCCGACGTGGCGGAGGCGGCCGGGGTCAGCCAGGCGCTGGTCTTCTACCACTTCGCTACCAAGGACCGCCTGCTCGCGCAGGCCTTCGCGTACGCCGCCGAGCAGGACCTGGCCCGCCTCGACGCGGTGATGCGCTCCCCCGCCCCGCCGCTGGCCAAGCTGCGCCGGATGCTCCGGCTGTACGCCCCGGCCGGCCGGTCGACCTCCTGGTCCATGTGGATCGACGGCTGGTCCGAGTCGCTGCGCACGCCGGAGCTGGAGAAGGTCTCCCGTCGGCTCGACCTGCGCTGGCGGCAGGACCTGGCCACGGTGATCTCCGAGGGGGTGGCCGACGGCACCTTCGACTGCGCCGACCCGGCCGGCGCGGCGTGGCGGATCAACGCCGTGATGGACGGGCTCGCCGTCCAGCTCGCGGTGCACGAGCGGGTGCTCACCCGGCGGCAGATCGGCGAGTGGATCCGCCTGGTCGCCGCCCGTGAACTCGGCCTGGAGCCGCACCAGCTGGACTGA
- a CDS encoding DUF6458 family protein, with protein MGIGTSIFLIAVGAILTFALNASVGGVNLDVVGWILMAAGVLGLIMTTLVWGRRRQVVTTTEPVEYRRVEERRDVAPPL; from the coding sequence GTGGGAATCGGCACCAGCATCTTCCTGATCGCGGTCGGCGCGATCCTCACCTTCGCGCTCAATGCCAGCGTCGGCGGGGTCAACCTCGACGTCGTGGGCTGGATCCTGATGGCGGCCGGCGTGCTCGGCCTCATCATGACCACCCTGGTCTGGGGCCGCCGCCGCCAGGTCGTCACCACCACCGAGCCGGTCGAGTACCGCCGGGTCGAGGAGCGTCGGGACGTCGCCCCGCCGCTCTGA